The DNA sequence ATCTAATTGttgtttttgttaaagtagttggaaaggctttgcaacgaactgcatatgaggcatcggtgagatacattctgcttctgaaattgctgagatgattGCCGAGATCTGTAGTGCCGTCGTATAAGGTCATGTTTGGGAGTTTAAAGTCCTTTAGAATTTTcgtcttcatgatctccttggtgaatgggtcttgctcCTTGCGGGTGCTATCTTCGGGAGTGGATCGGCTGGTTTTCATCTTGAcatcggcttcaagttttaggagtttgttctcCAATTCCCAGCGTCGCCTTATTTCCCTTTGTAGGTCCTTCTCAACCTCTCGTTGGCGtagggcttctttctcaagttgttttaaccggTCTTGAAATGCATCCATGGCTCCCTCGTTTGGGGagttcttcttgttgttgatttggGAAGTATCTTTTGGGGTGGTGTCCGcctttttatgcggcgttctttCCTCTAGATCTGAGGTGTGGTCGTTATCATgatcgtccgccatggtgatgggatgacttccaggttccccggcaacagcaccaatgttccgagggttatctgaaactataggtcgatctcgaaTGAGATCTTCTGTAAGGGTCGGAGATGCTGTGTCTGATTTGTTGGACTTGATGGTGGTGCTGATTCCTTCGTCCTCGGAGGGTGGGGGATACctacaagggactccgatgcttaagttagcaagggtattaagcaggtattgagtagaattaaagtatgagttatacctgggtgctccagtgtatttataatggtgggGAGTGACCTTTccggagataagatagttatctttatcttatcttatcttatctttgagtgaggtcttcttaagggaaccgcctttatctctacgggTTTGGGCTGCCCTTGCATTCgggacgtgttcctctgtttgggccttttattgggctttcctgtgacttggccgagctctttgagaagaggtcaggtcgtcctgacctgaagagatcggtcgctttgtctgtagaacatcccgggtcagaGAGCTCGACCCAAGGTATGAACAAAATCCAAGCGCAGGTAAGCAGAAGGGTCAGCGGTCCATCAATCTCCTTGCAGTCAACACGAGTAGCACTACACAATGCTCTATACAAGTGAGCCAAACATGCCGAACCCCAACTAAATTCTCTGATCCCGCTGAAGTTAGGAGCAATGGCAGAAATTTCCAGTGTACTCCTGCCCCAGACTTGTCCCCAAACATAATCGTCCCAAATAATAACATTATGTGACACTTTACATACCTCTGAATTTGAATATCATTATCTAAGACTATATGATTTTTTAGTCTCCGAAACCAAGTCAACTTTACAAAACTTCCTCTACATTCTG is a window from the Arachis stenosperma cultivar V10309 chromosome 3, arast.V10309.gnm1.PFL2, whole genome shotgun sequence genome containing:
- the LOC130966842 gene encoding uncharacterized protein LOC130966842; this encodes MADDHDNDHTSDLEERTPHKKADTTPKDTSQINNKKNSPNEGAMDAFQDRLKQLEKEALRQREVEKDLQREIRRRWELENKLLKLEADVKMKTSRSTPEDSTRKEQDPFTKEIMKTKILKDFKLPNMTLYDGTTDLGNHLSNFRSRMYLTDASYAVRCKAFPTTLTKTTIRWFDNLSPRSISSFDDMAKKFLARFSIQKDNAKHAPSLLEIKQGERETLRNYMERFNKTCMDIQNLPTEAAIMGLINGLRERPFSQSISKKYPTSPNEVQERAAKYINMEENSRLGETSKALHQ